The Candidatus Limnocylindrales bacterium genomic interval ATCCGACAATCCCTGGCCGTAACAGGTTCGGTGAATCAGCACGGTCAAGTACAGGCCATTGGGGGGGTCAACGAAAAGATCGAGGGTTTTTTTGACATATGCAAGGCCAGAGGTTTAACGGGTAAACAAGGCGTGTTGATTCCGGCTTCCAATGTAAAACACTTGATGTTACGTCAGGATGTTGTTGAGGCCGCAGCGGCCGGGAAGTTTCATATATATCCTGTAGAAACGGTTGATGAGGGAATTGAGATTCTAACCGGAATACCGGCTGGTGAACGGGATGAAACGGGAAATTTCCCCCAAGGAAGTATTAACCAGCGGGTGGAAGCACGGCTTATTGCCTTGGCTGAGAAACGGATGGCCCTTGCTGCATCTGCAAAGGGAGAGAATGCTCATGAATAAACAAGAATCTAAAACCGCTATTCGACGTATTTTGGTGGCTGTGGATGCCTCATCCCATAGTTTAGCAGCACTGGAAGCAGCTGCTGAATTAGCTGCCAGAATGGAGGCAGAATTATTGGGACTCTTCGTCGAAGATATCAATTTACTCCAACTTGCTGAATTACCCTTTGTCCAAGGGGTCAGTTATCCTTCTACGGTGGGTCAACAACTGGATAAATCCAAGATGGAGCGGGCGTTAAAGGTAAAGGCTGAGCAAGCCCGTCGGGCTCTGGCGACAATAGCCGAGCAGCTACATGTTCGATGGTCGTTTCGTACTGTACGTGGTTACATTACCTCAGAGGTATTGGAAGCCGCATTGGAAGCAGACCTGCTTACCTTAGGGAAGTCGAGTCGACAGGTAGCCCGACGTGTAGAATTAGGTTCCACAGCACGGGAGGCTATAGCAAGGGCCCCTCGCCCTGTACTGCTAG includes:
- a CDS encoding universal stress protein; protein product: MNKQESKTAIRRILVAVDASSHSLAALEAAAELAARMEAELLGLFVEDINLLQLAELPFVQGVSYPSTVGQQLDKSKMERALKVKAEQARRALATIAEQLHVRWSFRTVRGYITSEVLEAALEADLLTLGKSSRQVARRVELGSTAREAIARAPRPVLLVQHGISIKQPVLVVYDGSEFAKQALAIGADMAQAYGDGLVVLILAETSDVAQRLENEVTAWLQGRKLQVDYRWLDKLDAQSLIQTIQTERGGILILSSKSPDLSLETIQEILEKINCPVLLVRP